A genomic segment from Gossypium hirsutum isolate 1008001.06 chromosome D04, Gossypium_hirsutum_v2.1, whole genome shotgun sequence encodes:
- the LOC107926041 gene encoding actin-depolymerizing factor 2 yields the protein MVVHDDCKLKFLELKAKRTYHFIVFKIEEKHKQVIVEKLGEPTDSYEAFTSSLPADECRYAVYDFDFVTDENCQKSRIIFIAWSPDTSKVRSKMVYASSKDRFKRELNGIQVELQATDPTEMGLDVIRSRAT from the exons ATGGTCGTGCATGATGATTGCAAGCTGAAGTTCTTAGAATTGAAGGCTAAACGGACTTATCACTTTATAGTTTTCAAGATTGAGGAAAAGCATAAGCAAGTTATTGTGGAAAAGCTCGGCGAACCTACTGATAGCTATGAGGCTTTCACCTCTAGCCTTCCGGCTGATGAGTGTCGATATGCAGTCTACGACTTTGATTTTGTGACTGATGAGAACTGCCAGAAAAGCAGAATTATCTTCATTGCCTG GTCTCCAGACACATCGAAAGTAAGAAGCAAGATGGTTTATGCAAGCTCGAAGGACCGGTTCAAAAGGGAGTTGAACGGCATCCAGGTAGAATTGCAAGCTACTGATCCGACCGAGATGGGTCTTGATGTCATAAGGAGCCGTGCCACTTAA